From a region of the Microcebus murinus isolate Inina chromosome 23, M.murinus_Inina_mat1.0, whole genome shotgun sequence genome:
- the TRAF5 gene encoding TNF receptor-associated factor 5 isoform X2 produces MEKQPVSWVELDIEVGAGEWSRGTFLGIHIPLLGRQVFKDNCCKREVLNLYVYCKNAPGCNAKIILGRYQDHLQQCSFQAVQCSNEHCREPVLRKDLKEHLSAHCQFREEKCLYCKKDVVVINLQNHEENMCPAYPVSCPNKCLQIIPRTEVEEHLAVCPEAEQDCPFQHYGCTVKDKRASLQEHEHSALRDHMLLVLEKNLQLEEQISDLYKSLEQKESKIQQLTETVKKFEKEFKQFTQLFGKNGSFLSNIQVLASHIDKSAWLEAQVRQLLQMVNQQQNKFDLRSLTEAIDTVKQKITLLENNDQRLVVLEGETNKHDAHINIHKAQLNKNEERFKLLEGACYNGKLIWKVTDYKMKKREAVDGHIVSIFSQSFYTSRCGYRLCARAYLNGDGSGKGTHLSLYFVVMRGEFDSLLQWPFRQRVTLMLLDQSGKKNHVMETFKADPNSSSFKRPDGEMNIASGCPRFVAHSVLENPKNTYIKDDTLFLKVAVDLTDLEDL; encoded by the exons ATGGAGAAGCAGCCAGTGTCCTGGGTTGAATTGGACATCGAGGTTGGAGCAGGAGAGTGGTCAAGGGGAACCTTCCTTGGAATCCATATTCCTCTGCTGGGGCGTCAG GTGTTTAAAGACAATTGCTGCAAAAGGGAAGTCCTCAATTTATACGTATATTGCAAAAACGCTCCGGGATGTAATGCCAAGATTATTCTGGGACGTTACCAG GACCATCTTCAGCAGTGCTCATTTCAAGCTGTGCAGTGCTCTAACGAGCACTGTCGGGAGCCAGTCCTGCGGAAAGATCTGAAAGAGCATCTGAGCGCGCACTGTCAGTTCCGAgaggaaaaatgtctttattgtAAAAAGGATGTGGTAGTCATCAAtctacag AATCACGAGGAAAACATGTGTCCCGCGTACCCAGTATCTTGTCCCAACAAGTGTTTGCAGATTATTCCAAGAACGGAG GTGGAGGAACACCTTGCTGTATGTCCTGAAGCCGAACAAGACTGTCCTTTCCAGCACTATGGCTGTACCGTGAAG GATAAGCGGGCGAGCCTGCAGGAGCACGAGCATTCCGCCTTGCGGGACCACATGCTTTTGGTTTTGGAAAAGAACCTCCAGTTAGAAGAACAG ATTTCTGACTTATATAAGAGCCtagaacagaaagaaagtaaaatccaGCAGCTAACAGAAACTGTAAAGAAATTCGAAAAGGAGTTCAAGCAGTTTACGCAGTTGTTTGGCAAAAATGGAAGCTTCCTCTCAAACATCCAG GTTCTTGCCAGTCACATTGACAAGTCCGCTTGGCTAGAAGCTCAAGTCCGTCAGTTATTACAAATGGTTAAccagcaacaaaataaatttgaCCTGAGGTCTTTGACCGAAGCAATTGATACAGTGAAACAGAAAATTACCCTGCTAGAAAACAATGATCAAAGATTAG ttgtTTTAGAAGGAGAGACTAACAAACATGATGCACACATTAATATTCATAAAGCACagctgaataaaaatgaagagcGATTTAAGCTGCTAGAGGGTGCCTGCTATAACGGAAAGCTCATCTGGAAGGTGACAGATTACAAGATGAAGAAGAGGGAGGCGGTGGACGGGCACATCGTGTCCATCTTCAGCCAGTCCTTCTATACCAGCCGCTGCGGCTACCGGCTGTGTGCTAGAGCTTACCTGAATGGGGACGGCTCTGGGAAGGGGACGCACCTGTCCCTGTACTTTGTGGTGATGCGAGGAGAGTTTGACTCACTGTTGCAGTGGCCGTTCAGACAGAGGGTGACTCTGATGCTTTTGGACCAGAGCGGCAAAAAGAACCATGTCATGGAGACCTTCAAAGCTGACCCCAATAGCAGCAGCTTTAAAAGACCCGATGGGGAGATGAACATTGCATCCGGCTGTCCCCGATTTGTGGCTCATTCCGTTTTGGAGAATCCCAAGAACACCTACATTAAAGACGACACCCTGTTCTTGAAAGTGGCTGTGGATTTAACTGACCTGGAGGATCTCTAG